The following coding sequences lie in one Lolium perenne isolate Kyuss_39 chromosome 2, Kyuss_2.0, whole genome shotgun sequence genomic window:
- the LOC127330992 gene encoding 21 kDa protein-like, giving the protein MTTRDLVLPCFLFLLAATAAAGSASASPVSPAVAAEFVRRSCRSTTFPRACERSLMPRAPAVGRSPRRLAHAALAVAADAARNASAYIGPPPKRGAMGDCAETARDAADLLRQAAAELGGRNMGRASSPRFAWRLANAQTWASAALTDADTCLDSLATYSSGAPRDDVKRRVVAVEQATSNALALVNRLQPPRRRHQMLS; this is encoded by the coding sequence ATGACCACACGCGACCTCGTCCTGCCCTGCTTCCTCTTCCTcctggccgccaccgccgccgccggctcAGCGTCGGCGTCGCCCGTGAGCCCGGCCGTGGCGGCGGAGTTCGTGCGCCGCTCCTGCCGCTCCACGACCTTCCCGCGCGCCTGCGAGCGGAGCCtgatgccacgtgcgccggccgtgggccgcagcccGCGCCGGCTCGCGCACGCCGCGCTCGCCGTGGCCGCCGACGCCGCCCGCAACGCCTCCGCCTACATCGGCCCCCCTCCCAAACGCGGCGCCATGGGGGACTGCGCGGAGACGGCGCGCGACGCGGCGGACCTGCTGCGGCAGGCGGCGGCGGAGCTGGGCGGCCGCAACATGGGCCGCGCGTCCAGCCCGCGCTTCGCGTGGCGGCTCGCCAACGCGCAGACCTGGGCCAGCGCCGCGCTCACCGACGCCGACACCTGCCTCGACTCCCTCGCCACCTACAGCAGCGGCGCCCCGCGCGACGACGTCAAGCGGAGGGTCGTCGCCGTCGAGCAGGCCACCAGCAACGCGCTCGCCCTCGTCAACCGCCTCCagccgccccgccgccgccaccagatGCTAAGCTAA
- the LOC127330993 gene encoding acetyl-CoA acetyltransferase 2, which yields MGSDNIGPRDVCVVGVARTPMGGFLGALSSLPATKLGSVAIEAALKRANVDPSLVQEVFFGNVLSANLGQAPARQAALGAGIPNTVVCSTVNKVCASGMKATMFAAQSIQLGTNDIVVAGGMESMSNAPKYIAEARKGSRFGHDTLVDGMLKDGLWDVYGDYAMGVCAELCAENHALTREDQDAFAIQSNERGIAARDSGAFAWEIVPIEVPVGRGKPPVLVEKDESLDKFDPVKLRKLRPSFKENAGTVTAGNASSISDGAAALVLVSGQKAQELGLQVLARIKGFGDAAQAPELFTTTPALAIPKALAHAGLQSSCVDFYEINEAFAAVALANQKLLGIPSEKVNVHGGAVSLGHPLGCSGARILVTLLGVLREKGGKIGVAGVCNGGGGASALVLELA from the exons ATGGGTTCAGACAACATCGGCCCGAGAG ATGTCTGTGTTGTTGGGGTTGCACGCACCCCTATGGGTGGTTTCCTTGGTGCCCTGTCTTCCCTCCCTGCTACTAAGCTTGGTTCCGTAGCTATTGAAG CTGCTCTCAAGAGGGCAAATGTGGATCCATCCCTTGTGCAGGAGGTCTTCTTCGGCAATGTCTTGAGTGCTAACTTGGGGCAGGCTCCTGCGAGGCAAGCTGCTCTAGGTGCAGGGATACCAAACACGGTTGTTTGCAGCACTGTCAACAAAGTCTGCGCATCTGGCATGAAAG CAACGATGTTTGCTGCGCAGTCAATTCAACTGGGCACCAACGATATCGTGGTGGCTGGTGGCATGGAAAGCATGTCGAATGCTCCCAAATACATTGCTGAGGCTAG AAAAGGTTCTCGTTTCGGACATGATACCCTCGTTGATGGTATGCTTAAGGATGGCCTCTGGGATGTATACGGTGATTATGCCATGGGAGTGTGTGCTGAGCTTTGTGCTGAGAATCATGCTCTGACAAGGGAAGACCAG GATGCTTTTGCTATTCAAAGTAATGAGCGTGGAATTGCTGCTCGTGACAGTGGCGCCTTTGCATGGGAGATTGTTCCG ATTGAAGTTCCTGTTGGCAGAGGGAAACCGCCAGTACTTGTTGAGAAAGATGAGAGCCTAGATAAG TTTGACCCAGTGAAACTGAGGAAGCTCCGCCCAAGTTTCAAGGAGAATGCTGGTACTGTTACTGCTGGGAATGCTTCTAGTATAAG TGATGGTGCTGCTGCATTAGTATTGGTAAGTGGGCAGAAGGCTCAAGAACTTGGTCTACAAGTCCTTGCAAGGATCAAAGGATTTGGTGATGCGGCTCAA GCTCCTGAGTTATTTACCACTACCCCAGCGCTTGCCATACCGAAGGCTCTCGCGCATGCTGGCTTACAGTCTTCTTGTGTTGATTTTTATGAAATTAACGAAGCCTTTGCG GCTGTTGCACTTGCAAATCAAAAGCTTCTTGGGATTCCTTCA GAAAAGGTTAATGTACATGGAGGAGCGGTGTCCTTAGGACACCCTCTTGGATGCAGCGGTGCTCGCATTTTGGTCACCCTTCTGGGT GTTCTCAGGGAGAAGGGTGGCAAGATCGGGGTGGCTGGTGTATGCAACGGCGGAGGCGGAGCATCGGCACTTGTGCTCGAGCTCGCGTAG